TTTAAAGAGTACAGAGAAAATTTTATTGGAATTGAAGTGGGAAAAGTTGTAAAATTGTAAAAAGTGACTTATAAAACGTCAAAGAGTTAAATTTGGCAAATAGAACCTGCTTTAGGGGGAACAATGGAAAAAAAGACAGATATTCTTATCGTTGGAGCTGGTCCTGCTGGTATAGTGTGCGCAACAACTGCAAAAAAACATTATCCATCAAAAAGTGTTACCGTTTTTAAAGATATTAAAGATGGGGTTATACCTTGTGGGATTCCTTATATGTTTTCAAGTTTACATAATCCTGATGAAAACAAACTTGGTACAGATTTTTTACAAAATAGTGGTATAAATGTTGTTGTTGATACTGTTATCAAAATAGATAGGAATGAAAAAAACATAGAAACTGCTAAAGGGGATAAATATTTTTACGAAAAACTTGTATTGGCTATTGGTTCAGTTCCTGTAAACTTACCAATTAAAGGAATTGAAAAAGAGGGAGTCTATCAGATAAAGAAAGAGTTGAACTACCTAAACGATGTTGTTGAAAAGATTAAAAATTGTAAAAACGTTCTTGTTATAGGTGGCGGATTTATTGGGGTTGAGTTTGCGGATGAGGTATCAAACTTAAATGGTATTAAGGTAACACTGGTTGAACTACTTCCGAACCTTCTTTACAACTCTTTTGACCCTGAGTTTTCTGTTATGGCAGAAGAAAAACTTCGTAACAAAGGAGTGGATATAATGCTAAACACTCAGGTGCAAGAGATTATAGGTGAAGATAAGGTTGAAAAGGTTAAGTTTGCTGATGGTAGAGAGATACCAGTAGATGGAATTATATTGGGGGTGGGTGCTAAACCTAATGTTAAATTGGCTGTTGACGCAGGACTGGAACTTGGACACTGTGGTGGTGTTCTAACAGACGAATATATGAGAACAACCCTCGATTCAAACGTTTTTGCGATAGGTGACTGTGCTTGTAAAAAGGATTTTTATACAAGGAAAGCTATGGTTGTAATGCTTGCTTCCACAGCTACCGCTGAGGCAAGAGTTGCTGGCTCTAATCTTTATAAAATAAAAGTTGTACGCGAAAATAAAGGTACTATTGCAATATATTCCACATATGTAGATGGTCTTGTTTTAGGTTCTGCAGGGTTGACAGAAAAGACCGCAAGGGCAGAAAATTTCGAGATTATGGTTGGAAGCGTTGATGGAGTGGACAAACATCCTGCTTCTTTACCTGGTGTTAGTAAAGGTAAAATGAAACTTATCTTTTCTATGCAGTCAGGAATTATACTTGGTGGGCAGGTAAGTTGTGGTATGTCTTGTGCTCAGATGATAAATATTATCGGGTTGGCTATACAGAAAAGAATGTCTTGTACTGAAATGGAAACACTACAGGTTGCTACACATCCTTACCTAACAAGTTCTCCTGTTATGTATCCCATTGTTTTGGCTGCCCAACAGGTTGCAGAAAAAATATCACAAAGAAACGTTGGTTAAATATGGAATTTAAAGAGATAGATCAGGCAAGGAAACTTTTAGGGTTAGGCGAGACAGCTTCATTAAAAGAGATAAGAGATGCGTATAGAACCCTCTCCTTAAAATACCATCCTGATAGAAACCCCGTAGGGGCAACAGAAGAACTTTCCGAAACATTCAAAAAAATAACAGAAGCATATAACCTAATTATAGAGTATTGTTCCTGTTATAGATACTCTTTTACTAAAAAAGAATCACAATTTTTTTCTGATGCTGAGATGGATAAAGAACATTTTAAGAATTTTTTTGATGGCTGGATTACAAATTTTGAAAAAGAATAATGGCAACTGTAAAATTTCCGCAATTCAAGAACGACAAATCTGTTTTAAAGGTAGAGAAAGGTTTAACCTTACTTGATTTTGCTCGAATGGCTGAAATACAAATTAGTGCTGACTGTAATGGCACAGGTATCTGCGGAAAATGTATAGTAAGAGTATCTGAAGGTGAAGAGAACCTAAACGAATTAACCTTAATTGAAAAATCTTTCAATCTTAAAGAAAAAGAGCGGCTTGCTTGTCAAGCGAAAGTTATAAGCGATAAATCAGATATACTATTGTATATTAAAAATTCTGGTAAATACGAAATCTTGCAATCCAAATTTGATAGCCAGTTATCTTTATCTCCATCATACTTCCAAAAGAATGGTTACGTCTTTAAAGGCGAAACAATGGTTGATACCTTCAAAGGCAAGATTTATGGTCTGGCAATTGATATTGGAACAACAACTATTGTTATCGACCTTGTTGATATGGAGACGGGCAAAGTTATTAAAACTTATGCAAACTCCAACCCACAGATATCTTATGGAAACGATGTTATTTCAAGAATAGAATATACCCTTGTTGATAATAAGAGTAATGGGAAGTATCTTTCTAAGAAAGAACAGACAACCCACCTTTTAACTCTCAAAAACTTGGTGGTAGATTTTGTCAATACATCGATAAAAGAGTTTTCAAAAGAGGAAGGAAAAAATATCTCCCAATATATTTATCAGGTAGTTCTGGTGGGAAACCCTACAATGAGAAACATCTTTTTTGGGCTGGATATATCTTCCCTCGGTGTTATACCTTATGAAGCACCTGACACTAGTTCAATTGTTTCTACTCCTTCCCAAGTAGGGCTTGATATTAATAAGGTTGCAACTATTTATGGAGGAGCCCTTATTGGAGGTCATATAGGTTCAGATGTAGTGGCTGATATTCTTGTTTCAGGGATGTATAATAAAGATGCTCTTTCCTTAATTATTGATATAGGAACAAATGGTGAAATTGTTTTAGGTAACAAGAAACGCATGATTTCTGCTTCTTGTGCTGCAGGGGGCGCTTTTGAAGGCGCTTCTGTAAGTTGCGGGTTGGGAGGTATTGAAGGGGCTATAAAAGAAATTTCTATCTATGATGGCAGGGTAGGGTATACAACAATAGGAAATAAAAAGCCAGTTGGGGTGTGTGGGTCAGGTTTAATAGACCTTCTTGCAGAATTTCTTGATAAAAATATAATGAGTAAAAACGCAAGAATAAAAAAAGACTTTTATATAACAGAAGATTTAAGATTGACTCAGGATGATATATTTAAGTTGATAACATCAAAATCTGCAATAAAAACTGGATGGGAGATACTCCTTGATTATTATCCTGCTAAACTTGAAGATATTGATAAAATATATCTTTCTGGTGGATTCGGGAATTATGTCAATATAACAAACGGAAAAAAGATAGGGTTAATCCCCGATGTTGACGAAAGAAAGATTATTAAGATTGGCAATGGTTCACTCCAAGGCGCAAGAGAGATGCTGATATCTAAAGAACGCCTAAAACTGAGCGAAGAGATTGCATCGAGAGTTCTTCATATAAAAACAAACGAAATTGTAAAAGATTTTGATTATCTTCTTGTCAGCAATATGTATTTTTGATGGTATTCTTGCCTTCTGTTGCTTAATTTACCATCCTGAACTTGTTTCAGTAACCCTGCCTTTGTCTTTTCTTTATTTGCCTCTCCTCTGGGGGAGAGGATGCAAGGTGAGGGGGGCTGTTAACAAAAAGTTCAAGCCTTTCGCTAACAGCCCTTCGGAATGTTTTTTATCAGACAAGTTTCTCAGGGGAAACATAGTCTCCATACTTCTTCTGAAATTCCAGTAACCGTTGTTTCTGTTCTGCTAAAATTTGAAAAAGAATTGGAGGAGCATCTTTAACCTCTTCATTGTGAAACTTTATGACCCTCTCTAATCTTGCAATATTTTCTGGAACCCTCAAAGTAAACTGCTGTATGTAATCTTCCTTACTATAATCTTTACCTGCAACCTCTTTAAAAAGGGTAGTAAGGTCTTCATATTTAGGTATTAACCCAGTAGGAATTTCGATGGCATCAACTTCATTGTGGACCCTTAACTCCATCCATTTTATCCAGATATGTTTATCCTTAATTTCATTTACATACTTTCCTTCTTTATTTTTGAGGAAATAGTTTACTCCGAATATAGCTGGTGCCTGGTTCAACCTTTTACCAAAATCGAGGTTATTTTCAATATATTTTCCAAGAGGTATAGACACAAAGTCTTGTATACTCATAAGATTAATCTCAGGAACCCCTTCTTTTCCTATGATAGCAAAAGTTGTTTCTGTTTCAAGAGAAGCACCATAAGCAATAATCCCATGTTCCCAACCAAAACTCTGTTGAACAGGTAGTGCTGCTTTAGCATCTCTACCACCATAAATAATTGCAGATAGTTCAACACCATTAGGGTTATTAAGTTCAGTATTGTAATTGTTCAAAGAGTTAAGCATAATTGTGTATCGTGCATTTTTATGGGCTGGTGGTATCTCTGCACCCTTATTATCTTTTTTACCTTTATACCATTTGCCTGAAAAGTTTTCTCCTTCATTAGGAATTTCTTCTCCCATCCCAAGCCAGTACGGTTTACCGTTATTTATCAAGATATTAGAAAAAATAACTTCGTAAGGGGTATGGAGCGCTTTCCAAATAGCAGGGTCATCTTTAACATTAACATTCTGTATAATCCCAAAAATTCCTGACTCAGCATTTACTGCCATACATTTTCCATTAATAGCACGAAAATAAGCAATATCATCTCCTACAATCGTTTCTCCAGGTAACATAGCAGTAGATGTTTTGCCACAAGCGCTCGGGAAAGCACCTGCAAAATACGATTTACGACCGTTTTTACCTTTAACACCCATAAGAAACATATGTTCAGCCAACCACTTTTCTCTATCAGCTTTTCTTATAGTCAACCTTAAAGCAAGTTTTTTTAATCCTACTGTGTTTCCAGCATATTGGGTGTTTACACTATAAACAGTATCTCTTGTATGGTCAATATAAATTCTTTTCTTATCAGGCTCAGAACTTACCAT
The DNA window shown above is from bacterium and carries:
- a CDS encoding J domain-containing protein produces the protein MEFKEIDQARKLLGLGETASLKEIRDAYRTLSLKYHPDRNPVGATEELSETFKKITEAYNLIIEYCSCYRYSFTKKESQFFSDAEMDKEHFKNFFDGWITNFEKE
- a CDS encoding FAD-dependent oxidoreductase, whose amino-acid sequence is MEKKTDILIVGAGPAGIVCATTAKKHYPSKSVTVFKDIKDGVIPCGIPYMFSSLHNPDENKLGTDFLQNSGINVVVDTVIKIDRNEKNIETAKGDKYFYEKLVLAIGSVPVNLPIKGIEKEGVYQIKKELNYLNDVVEKIKNCKNVLVIGGGFIGVEFADEVSNLNGIKVTLVELLPNLLYNSFDPEFSVMAEEKLRNKGVDIMLNTQVQEIIGEDKVEKVKFADGREIPVDGIILGVGAKPNVKLAVDAGLELGHCGGVLTDEYMRTTLDSNVFAIGDCACKKDFYTRKAMVVMLASTATAEARVAGSNLYKIKVVRENKGTIAIYSTYVDGLVLGSAGLTEKTARAENFEIMVGSVDGVDKHPASLPGVSKGKMKLIFSMQSGIILGGQVSCGMSCAQMINIIGLAIQKRMSCTEMETLQVATHPYLTSSPVMYPIVLAAQQVAEKISQRNVG
- a CDS encoding phosphoenolpyruvate carboxykinase (GTP) translates to MEKRYLDYLKRRLDALDYEKLIGIDNKKLHIFIADSVELCEPDSVKIITDSKEDIDYVRKMALETKEENPLEMENHTIHFDGMEDQGRDREVTKYLVPENDSLSKTLNQIEREEGLREVKSLLKGSMKGRIMVVRLMTLGPNNSEFSVPCVECTDSFYVAHSLTLLYRNGYEEFKRLGNNTEFFAILHACGKLDERMVSSEPDKKRIYIDHTRDTVYSVNTQYAGNTVGLKKLALRLTIRKADREKWLAEHMFLMGVKGKNGRKSYFAGAFPSACGKTSTAMLPGETIVGDDIAYFRAINGKCMAVNAESGIFGIIQNVNVKDDPAIWKALHTPYEVIFSNILINNGKPYWLGMGEEIPNEGENFSGKWYKGKKDNKGAEIPPAHKNARYTIMLNSLNNYNTELNNPNGVELSAIIYGGRDAKAALPVQQSFGWEHGIIAYGASLETETTFAIIGKEGVPEINLMSIQDFVSIPLGKYIENNLDFGKRLNQAPAIFGVNYFLKNKEGKYVNEIKDKHIWIKWMELRVHNEVDAIEIPTGLIPKYEDLTTLFKEVAGKDYSKEDYIQQFTLRVPENIARLERVIKFHNEEVKDAPPILFQILAEQKQRLLEFQKKYGDYVSPEKLV
- a CDS encoding ASKHA domain-containing protein, encoding MATVKFPQFKNDKSVLKVEKGLTLLDFARMAEIQISADCNGTGICGKCIVRVSEGEENLNELTLIEKSFNLKEKERLACQAKVISDKSDILLYIKNSGKYEILQSKFDSQLSLSPSYFQKNGYVFKGETMVDTFKGKIYGLAIDIGTTTIVIDLVDMETGKVIKTYANSNPQISYGNDVISRIEYTLVDNKSNGKYLSKKEQTTHLLTLKNLVVDFVNTSIKEFSKEEGKNISQYIYQVVLVGNPTMRNIFFGLDISSLGVIPYEAPDTSSIVSTPSQVGLDINKVATIYGGALIGGHIGSDVVADILVSGMYNKDALSLIIDIGTNGEIVLGNKKRMISASCAAGGAFEGASVSCGLGGIEGAIKEISIYDGRVGYTTIGNKKPVGVCGSGLIDLLAEFLDKNIMSKNARIKKDFYITEDLRLTQDDIFKLITSKSAIKTGWEILLDYYPAKLEDIDKIYLSGGFGNYVNITNGKKIGLIPDVDERKIIKIGNGSLQGAREMLISKERLKLSEEIASRVLHIKTNEIVKDFDYLLVSNMYF